AACAGAAAATATACCTTCTCAGGCATGTATTTAAAAACCACCTTCTTCTGTCCTGCTTCATATATATTGCATTGAGAGACAATCTGGAACAGAAAcgcaagcaaagacaatatatCAGATCTATAAAAGAAAATCAGAATTTCAGAAATTTGTATAAACAAGAAACTTCATATTTTAGACTCAGAAGGACCTGTGCTTCAACACCGGCGCAAACAGCATATATGCCCCAATTTCTTATATAGTTGTTGTAAAGGTGAACTTTGCCAAATCTAACTCGAGGATGCCGCTGTCTTGTCCCATCAAAAAAACAATGATGAATTGTCACCCGTATACATCTATCAGTGATGTGGCTACTATCTGCTCCAATAAGCATCGTCTTATCATGCATCGAGAAGTGGCATCTGTTGAAGAATAATATACAGATCATGAATGCAGGAACCTTGACCCTACATTATGGTAGACTGAAGGAATACCTTATCACAAATACTAACAGTATCCAACATGATCTTTTGAATTCTGCTGCAAATAACATGAAAGAGcagctagaaaaaaaaataaaagtaaggaGCAAAATAAGTTTCATTCAGAGTAGCATATTATGAACAGTAGGTAGCTATTTCTCTCTATGTCCTCTCAAGAGTATTCATGTGGAGTCCCTTTGTCACCAAATCTGCATTATTTTCCCTATAACTAACAAGCACAGTAATTCTTGTTTCTAAGCAGTTTTGTAATGTTATGCTTCCAATTGATGCACCTGTCCTTTTTGTTGCCCCTCCAACCTCATATTCCAAATAATTTAGAAGATCGAGCATGATAACAATCCAAAAAtaaagaatctttatcaaggtAAAGAACAGCTCAGCATGATATTTCTTCTGCATGCCTTGCTTAGGCGAAACATACTTTGAGTAATAAATACAAGCAAGGCAGATGCCTGTCACCCATCTCATCAAGAACcatcatattttaaaaaaagatggGTACAAAGTGGCATCAAGTTTAGCCTATTCATTAAGTGTGAAGATCACTTTATCCAAGTAATGATAACTAAAGCTGATTTGTGATTCTCACTATACTATGGatacaaaaatgaaaaaaattatacCAAAAGAATGCAAAGAGATGAGATCAAGGTAAAGTAATCATATAAGTTAATAGTGAACTAATCTATGCAAGTTGAACTACAGAGGTACATAACATAATATAAAGGCTGGTGCAGATTCCTGCAGTAAGATCTGAGTTGCATCTCCTTACCTTGACACTGTAATATCAGTACTTTCACGGGTGATATCAATTAGTCCATCATCATAATCACGCAGACTGCAACGGTCTATCCAGATATGTCTTGATTTGGGCTTTATCTGAATACCATCAACATCATGTCCTCGACCACCTTCAAACTCCAGATTGCATATTATCACATGTTCACACTCTTTCAGTTGTAAGCCTTTGCCTGCTAACTTAACCCTCTGTCCTCGACCATCAATTGTCTTATAGGATGATACCCTCAAGTACGATGAAAGTTGGATGGTTCCTGAAACTTCGAAAACAATCCACAAGGGTTCTTTTCTACGGCATGCATCACGAAGCGAACCATATCCATCATCTATAGAAATAGAAATGGAGGGCATTTAGCATGGGATGATAAACTGAGGACAGCCAAAGCAGAAGAAAACAAATATGTATAAAAGATAAGCCATGGGTGATGTATCTAttctagaaaataatattatgatataactGATTTGTTATAACCGAGACGCATGTCCGCATGCAGTTTAGTGTAACTGAGCAACCCAGAGGTTAGAACagctattattttttaatgcaACGTCTATCTACCATGAGGTTTCTGTACTAAGAAGGTAAACAGATGGGATAAATTCTTAGGCACACAAACATTCCAAGCACAAGATCAAAAGAATTTCAGCATTGGCCTGAGAATCAAAAGCATGAGAAAGGTCATAGACTCAGGAATTTATCAATTAAATGCTACAAGACTGAAAGCAGGATAAGATGGTTCTAGATCTGAGTGATACAGATGACCACATGTCATGATCCGGTAAATACTCGAGTAGATTAAGAGGTCAAGTCCCAGCTATTGATCATTAACAGAATTAAGGCAACTACCAAACTTAACACACCATGTTGTTACAAACAAACTCAAGCCACAAAGTACACTCAGGTAAATTACAAGCTTTAATGAAATTTGTATCTCAGAAGTCCCGAACCATGGGGATTTATAATCTTATTCTGCAAAGGACCCTAAGGTCTGGCCATCTGCCATGATTAGTAACAAAGACCCATACTAAATGAGACTACCTTGCGCCACATTCTGAGAAGGCTTGCAAACAAGAAGCCTCTTCTTGGAATCACACTCTGGAAGCTAATAAATGAAAAGAGCATTTCAAGAAGGTATCTTTGTGCCGAAGAAAAGAATCACGATGAAGTCTCAGGCCTCAAGGCTTCTCCCACCGCTCAAGTTTATGCTCAATTCGATATTTGAAAACGTTGTGATTTCGAATGATGGTGTCTAAATATTGATACAATATTTCGGCTCAATATTTTCTTTATCGCAAATCCACGATTTTCTTTATCGCAAATCCACGATTTTCTTGTTAGAATGTTACCCAGCTAAGTAAACAAATCAAAACACAATAAAAACTTAATCTAGACTCAAATTGAAATCGAGAATAAAAGGAGAGATAGAAAATGCCTCATTGATAGCATTAGAGATCCGAGAGTCCTAACCCTACCCCTAATTATAGAAGAAGCCATACCAGCCAAGGATGTGACGTGAAAGACGGGTCCATTGAGGCCTCCGATGGCGTGGTGGCCGAAGCCCTCGGCCTGCCCGGCGAGCGCTCGCAGGCTCCCGTCGACGTGGGCGTACGGCAGAGCCGCCATCGTCTCCCTTTTCGCCGAGGTCCCGCTGCCGCTGCCGTCGTTGGAGGGGACCGCCGCCAGGTCGGGAGCTGGGGGGAGGGAAGAAGGAGGGGGACGAGGTGGAGGGAAATTTGGCAGCGGGAGATTCGTAACGGGTCCAACTGCCGGGGAAGAAGCGGGAGAGCCGTGACGACGATGTTCGCGACGTCTCAACGAGCACCGGCCTCCCATTCGACGAAAAAACCAAGCGTCGGCCAACTCCGACCCCGAGAGATCCGGCAACGGAAGTAGCGGCGGAAACTTCGATCTTAGCGGGGCTTGGGTAACCCGAAAGTGTGGTCCGACGAGAATTGACCGTGTCTCCAAGACCCAGGATTTTAGTTGGGTCGGCAACAACAAGCCGCAGCTGGGAATGAGAATTGCAGGCATATCAATGGGTTTCTAGGTAGTTGGTAGAGAAAGGAATCAGGTCAGATCAtatggataaaatataagatatataaaaaaatctatcaatcaaaattttatttatttattaaataaaatcaaaaatttaaatttaattattttatttattattgttcaaaatttgacttgatagGTGAATGTGTTGATCTGCTCAGTTGCGCCGGAGAAGCATAGTATAGTGTTGGATATGTTCTGCAACCACAGAAGATGATCGGGAGTCGTTAAAACGTGTTCGACTAGAGATGTTCTGATGTTTAAGTCAGacaaattttgaaagaaaacaaaagagataAAAGTATACGAAAATGGTGTTCAAATTTTTTTCCATATCtagaaatattatatttatagagaAGAGGATACGAATCTGCACGAATAGAATGGTACGATTTCTTTTTAGGTACGctgtaattaaatattttttttatttgctcgTTCGTCACAATATTTCTTTTCGAACGTATAAAAGCCACGCCAAGGCGTAATCGATCACGATAGTTATTTGAAAATTTGATAGGTCGTTGATTTTGTTGGACACATTATTGTTTTGTTGGCGCACTAAGCTACGGGTATCGGAGccatattattattaaatatgtGGCTTAATATGACTTGAATCAAATTAATAGGCATTGCGGGCCCCACACGTCAGGTGGGTTggtttaaattaaattaaattcctCTCTTGCAACAAAGAGTGTGACTAACATCAAGAAAGCCTCAGGCTTGCTAATATAATGGAACCCATGAACAGCCTTCCCTAAATAGTACATTTATACTATGGCTAAATGGAATTATTCTGCAAGTGACTTTGATACCGTGATGCCAATATGGCATGCTTGAAGCCTTCTGAAAAAGAGAGACACAACACCAGTCCTTTTGTTTCTGGTTGATGTGCTAACCCCTATAAAAGTTTCTTAGAGGCAAAAATCAGGAGTGATTGCCACAATATGTGACATAGTAATGAAAAACTAGGAAGCGATCAGAAGTGATTTTAATCGAAACACACGGCCATCGTTTTTTTATTTAAGGTAGTCCAAGAACAAACAAGTGGGGTACTTCTATAACAATGAAGCATTTTTTAAGCAAAACTTcatttgctattttttttttagtacaacAATACCTCATGTCAGCCTGGCATGAGCACTATCTCCAGCAGCAAGAGAAATAAGATGACATAAAGGAAGGAGGCAGAACTAATATAACTAGAAGATTTTAAAGGTATCACAAACTTGATAGAAGAAATTGGGGGTCACTAAAGCCCGAGTGTTATCATGAATCACGAGCATGGCCAAGTTCCATCCATAGATGTATGTCATGTTGCGCAAGTACAAGAAACACAAAGTAATGGTCATTATTTAACATACTCACATTTTACATGACTTAAATCGTGTATTTATATTAACTGAGTTTTTATAAGTAAAtagaataataaatttttactcGATAACACTAACttgggaaataatttcattactTATTCATTGCTCCTTGTTATTTATTCTCAAACAATCCACTATAGTTTGAGGTGGGCAATGACGCAGTAATCAAACTTTgttccaaaagaagaagaagaaaaaagattatGAATGGTATAACTGATGTGGTATAACTGTAGTTTGAGTCCACTTTGAGGCAGGCTGACATcataaacacaaagaaaaggcaATTTCACCATTGATGGAGAACTAGAAGTGCAAGCATTGCCCCTTAGAATCATAAATTTATCACTTAatcaattacaaaaaaaattgaaggcaGGGTAAAATAGATATGAATGCAAGcaatataaatgaaaatatgTAACGTTCTTCTCAATACTTAAGGAGCTCGCAGTCCAAAAAAAACGCAGGCTACCACCGTCCCAAAGAAGACGGTCATCGACCCGGTAAAATTGTGTCCAAGAATCCGGAAATATGGACCCAAAACTAAGACCCGACGTATTCGAAACCAATGCCGAGCTAGGTTCCATCCGGGTTGAAAACGAAGtccagtggagtcgactccaagtcaaacTGGACCCGGACCTGACACGATCCACTTGCAGCCACGCGAAAGCACATTGCAAGTAGTTTGTCGTCTCATGCGAATTTCCCACGGGAGAACCGGAGACGAAAGATTTTTTGTTGGTGTGGGTTTTCCCCTCgcttccttctctcttcttctctttggcCATGTCCTACTTGCTCTCGAAGATCCGTGGCTTCGATGCCCTAGCGAGGGAGATTTGCGTCTAGGGTTTCATCCGGTCGGGAAGGAGGATGGCGATGGAGAACGGTAGCCCCTCTCCCCACTATTTATAGGGGTAAATTTCCGAATTTTCGATCCAATTTTGATGgttttttttgctttgatttcgatggaggaggagagagggatcCGGAGATCGGACCGGCGAACACCAGCCCTGGCCGGAGCCCCAGCTCGCCGCTCCCGCCGTCGTCGCCGCGGGCGGCGTGCTCCCCGGCTTTGGTCTTCTCCAACTCCGAGAAGGGGATGGACCAGGGGTCGCCGCCGTCGCCCTTGGCGTCGCCCGCTGCCCCGGTTCTCGTGCTTTCCAATTCCGGGAAGCGGATGGAGCCGGCGTCGCCGTCTCTGGTGCTCTCAAACTCGGGGAAAAAGATGGAACAGGCCGGGAAAAAGAAGTATGTGAAGCAGGTGACCGGGCGCCACAACGACACCGAGCTCCACTTGGCAGCACAGCGAGGGGACCTGGCGGCCGTGAGGCAGATCCTCAGCCAGATCGATGAGCTGATGATAGGGACGGCCGTCGGGGCGGAATTCGATGTGGGGGTGGCGGAGATGCGCTCGGCGGTGGTAAATGATATCAACGACGTGGACGAGACGGCTTTGTTTATAGCTGCGGTGAAGGGGTTTCTTGATGTGGTCATCGAGCTGCTTAAGTACACTGATCGGGAGAGTCTTGTGAGGAAGAACAGGTCAGGTTATGATGCTCTTCATATCGCTGTAAGAGAAGGGCACCTAGGTGAGTGGAGCTTAGAGTTTCTTTGATTCCATTTCTTATTTATTATGCTGGTCTGAAGCTATGGCTTATAAGTTTCACAAGTCACAATGAATCACATCTATAAGGAGACACTTGAGAGTTGCGATACCAAGTTGAGATTTTTGCCATACGACCTATGTTTCAACCTGGGTACCCGACCTTAGGAGGAAGAAACTGAAATTAAGTAGGATTTGAGACTGATTAGAAACACTAGAAAGATGTTAATCTATCTCTTAATCAGTATGTTAGAGTTATCTTAAAATTTCGAAATTGAGTGTCTACCTGCATCTCTTTGTACTTATTTATAACATTTTCGGATCTATCCCTCTTTCTCCACTGGATGTGCAGCTTGGACGTACTTGATCTATCATATTAATAAGAAATTTAACTTGCATGCTTTTTTACCTTTCCATCGCAAATGAATTTACTGTCACTTGCTTGGTCTTAAAATCTAAGAATAGGTTCATGTTGAAATTGAATTGTGAATTTTGGTTTAGAAGTTGAAAGATGGGAGGGTTTTGTACTTCTGTTAGTGAAAGctgcaggcaaccactaattaCTTTTATCAATAAGTTTTTGTTAAGAATTTTTATAATCTACTTGATGTATGATTTTGTGACAATTTATACCTTTATGCAGTCATCTCGAGTTATGTGTCTGTTGATGATATTCATGAGAATAAAAGACATCTAGTGGTTTATATGTAAGTGGCAGGCGGTATGTATGATCTTATAAGACATCTAGTGGTTTTATAATCTACAAATTTTTGGTTTTGCCTTTAGCTGATCTTATAAATCAACTTTAAGTTAAACCTGGCTCAGACCAGGTAACCTTCTTCCATTTCTCTCCTCCATGAACGATTTCACTCTATTTATTATTGGTCCCAAGTGGTCTGAAATTCTGAATGGTTGCTGTCAGATTTTTTAAAGGTTAGGAAACTCCGTGTCAAGAACTCTTATGTTTCTCATGTTCTTTTGTTTAATCCTGTGCTTCCAGTACTGTGGACCAAATATTATGCTGAATGTGTTAGCTGACAAGTCTTCAACTCTAAACCTGGATGTTATCCACCTGAAGATTTTATTTATGTGTTAGTTGTTGCCATTGATGGTGTAGGCATAAATGCAGAAATTAAATGCATGTAGGAATTCATGCTTTTGGTGATTGACTaagtttagaaaaaaaattaaatgctcTGCTTATTTGTAATTGTTAAATTATTGTTTAAGCAGCCTCccttccctcttctctcctctattttttgttcttttttaagGTCCACCCTCCATCCCCATATCTATCCTCTATTTCTTTGTCTTTGCATAGCACATCTATTGCTAACTAGTTATCTGCAGCTATTGTCCAGGTACTTTTGGACCATGACCCAACCCTTTGCAGAACATTTGGCCCTTCAAATGCAACTCCCCTTATATCTGCGGCAACAAGAGGTCATACTGAAATAGTGAATCTGTTGCTAGCACATGATGCTAGCTTAATTGAGCTGTCAAAAACCAATGGGAAAAATGCCCTGCACTTTGctgcccggcaagggcatgttGAAATTGTAAAAGCATTGCTAGAAAAGGATCCACAGCTTGCCAGAAGGACTGATAGGAAGGGGCAAACTGCTTTGCAGATGGCAGTGAAGGGAACAAGTACCGCAGTTGTCCAAGCCCTTGTAGATGCTGATCCAGCTATCGTGATGCTACCAGATAGAGCTGGGAACACAGCATTGCATGTTGCTACAAGAAAGAAGAGGGCAGAGGTGctgctttatgatgcttttgtgGTCATGTTGCTCTAACTTTAAATGCATATTCCGAGATTAGCTGCATTCAAGTTTCCTACATGTTGATGCTTAGACATTAACAACGTCTCTATATTTTCTCCGTCTGCATTTTGTTTTAAGTGTTGACATCTTTAAAATAGGCTGAAACTGGAGACTTCGGAGTATGTTTTATACTTTTTGTGAGTTATTTTGCAGACTGGTGAACATTACTTAGTTTGAAACGTAGGATAACGCTCTGTTGTCAAATTAGATGCAATGATTGATTAATTGGATGATGGAGCAGTTTCGTTTTGACAGCATTTCTCCCTTTTCTTTCcccattttttataaataaagaTCTTTTAATCAAATAAGTCCagagtttttctgttttgatATTCATTAATTTCTATAAAGCATTTCAGTTTCTTCCTATATCTGCTAGTTGTATAACTAAGAATACACCAGACCAAGCAGATGGTAGTGAATTTCTCTTGGCCCACTCATGCCATTTGGTGAGTGTCTATGATCTGTCTTGTATAATCTACTTCCGGGCATCATGATTAGAGCTATCAATTATATCATCTCATTTTGAGGCTTCAGTCCTTTATAGATTAAGTTGTTTTAACATGGTGGAAGTAGATTCAGAATGGATCACCCATCTTATGATAAtaatgaaaaagaaatcaagggccaagaaatttatttatttatttattttaatccctttcattatctttaggaAGGGCTGTGAATATGATCATTATGGGCAAGTTACTTTGGTTCTCATCTGCTTTATTCTCATCactgtttgcttatatttgttGCTACTTGGAACAAATGCGCATATGTTTTTGCAAATTTACTTGGTCATGGAACGGACAACACTTACAATCTTGAAATTCTGCTATGCTGCTCATATGTTGAATTGGAATTTTGTGGTCGGTTACCTTGAAATTATGTGAAATTTAGCCCGTAATCCTGAATTGTTTCCACCCCTGGCAGCATAAGATTTGCTGGAAAATGCaattctttaagaaattttctcTAAATATGTTCACTGGTGAAATTGACCCTCTTGGTTATGCAAATTTTTGGTTTATTAACATTTTGTAGTTTAATCTACTGTAAACCAATAACTTTATCATGCTGAAGATTATTATCTATTATGTTAGTGCAATTCCTGAGTCCATATATGTGTGAAACCAAGGGATATTGAATATTATCCGCtttatattttttcattttGCTATAACCTAAGAATATAGGTGCACTACTATCTTGCATGATGAGATCAATAGTATCAAGCAATAAGGAATTTGCGTTTCTTGTTCTGCTCCGAAATTTAGATTCATACGTCTATTCTTGCAGATAGTTGATGTTCTGTTACTTCTCCCTGACACCCATGTAAATGCCCTGACGAGAGACCACAAAACAGCTTTTGACATAGCGGAAGGCCTACCTCTCTCTGAAGAGTCTGCTGAAATCAAGGAGCGCTTATCTCGCTATGGTGCTGTCAGGGCCAACGATTTAAATCAGCCTCGAGATGAGCTGCGGAAGACTGTAACTGAGATCAAGAAAGATGTTCACACACAGCTAGAGCAGACCAGAAAAACCAGCAAGAACGTCCATGGGATTGCCAAGGAGCTCATGAAACTCCATAGGGCAGGCATTAACAATGCGACCAACTCCGTGACGGTGGTCGCCGTGCTCTTTGCCACGGTGGCATTTGCTGCCATCTTCACAGTGCCTGGTGGAACTGGAGACGAAGATGGAGTGGCAATAGTTGTCGACGATCCATCGTTCAAAgtatttttcattttcaatgctattgCCCTTTTCACATCCTTGGCTGTGGTGGTGGTGCAGATAACGCTTGTTAGGGGAGAAACAAAAGCAGAGAGACGGGTCGTGGGGGTGATTAACAAGTTGATGTGGCTGGCCTCTGTGTGCACTACTGTTGCATTCATCGCCTCCTCATACATTGTGCTGGGTCGGCATGTCCGGTGGGCGGCTATCCTGGTTACACTAATTGGTGGGGTGATAATGGCTGGAGTTCTGGGGACCATGACTTACTACGTAGTGAAGTCGAAGCGCACCCGATCTATCAGGAGAAGAGAGAAATCATCAAGGAGGAGTGGCTCAAACTCATGGCATcataattctgatttttctggatcTGAGGTTGATCGAATTTATGCTATTTGAAGGGAAGGTTTGTGATCCTCATCTGTCCTAGGCCTTGCTATTTGGATGCCATATGTCTCTGCAGCTCCTCCATATGTGTATATTATACAACCAGTGGGTGGCCATCCTTTTATCAGAAAAATCATGATATTTATTGTATCTAATTACATTAAAATGATATCCATCACAATCTATTAAGACAGCTATTGTTATCAGGCTTTAGAATTAAGTTGATGGATGTTTATAGGTTCATCTTACTATGAGATGGGATCTATTGGTGGTTTCAGCTGAGGTTGCAGGTCTGTGCCGGATGGGAAGCAATTGTTTGCCATGCTTGTACTTGACAGGGAGATCCGGTCGACTCTCTTGTTGGGATTAACACCACCTGGGCGATTTACGATCTTGCTTGCCTATCTGTTTACGTTCTTGATGTACCTGACATGATATGATCCGATTCCGACGATTTCTATGCGGAACCAATCATTGTGAGACGTGAAAATCGTTAAGATAGAGCTTGATGGATGGTAGGTTCGGTTGTACAGTGGTTTTCAAAATGAAAGCAGATAGAAATTTCATTCTATTTGTTCCACGCCACATTCCCTTGTCATTTATCAATAGATCATTTCTTTGCAGCTTGCTGCATTCATCAGTAGGGACACAGATGATCTTTTTCTGTTCTTAAATTTGATTTTGCCAAATAATAATtcaattcttatttttttaatttacgtTGCTAGAAACACATCAAGCCCCCAGGGAATTGGGCTATTGTGGAAACATCACAAGAGGATTCTTGTATTACAAAGAAGCTGTAGTATGGGGGCTGTTCCCAGGATGCTTTTGTCTTCCCTGGAGGCCATTCAGAGGTAATGAACTGATGTCCAACCATTCAAGACAATGCCTACATTATACCCTTAAGATTGACTGCCGCAGACTAGGTCTTCATGCAGAGCCTTCTACGTAACTGTATGATCATCTTGGGGTGGATCGGAGTTGTATCTTTCGTGCAAAAAGAAGGATCCATCTTTCTTCATGCGACTCCATTGTTGAATCATTTACTAGTCACTTTGAGATCGGTGCATATGGATGAATGACAAAGTTCAGAGTGTTTTTGAGGATCTGTGAGGTGGGTGGTCCGATGGTGGGTTCACACGAAGGAAAGGAATCCTGTCATTTTCATATCAATACTTTAATCTCTGAACTTTAGGTAGGTTGAGTTGCAAAATCTTGCCCTGTACTTAATCTGGTGGTGCTTcgaatatcatatatttatgcaaGAGTGTTTTGAAAATGCAACTCAAGCACGAGAAAACTCTGGAGTTAATCTTTGATAATATCATCACAAGTTTTCACCAACTATCACAAATTAATCTTTGGATCCAATGATCTTTCTTCACTCATCTAATTCGcattttctactttttttttaattgctgtAAAGCCTTTTCCACTATTTTAGACTTCATTAGGTTACGTGCTCGACCATAATATTGTATCAATGGGGACCATTTTCTTGAATTCGAGTTGCACTTAATCTTAAAATGTGTTGTTACAGTTAAATTGAAACTGTAGCTGCATCAAAATCTCACTCCCAAAAGTGAAGATGATCAATCAATATCCCTTCTATATTCTTTACATCCTGATATTTTTGCTTTTAGGTTTCTTCAGTGTAAGCTTAAAGAAAACTTTAACAAGGCATATCTTATATTGCATCTGGCACTGTTTGAGTTTGACCTTCTTTTGGTCCTCTCCGGTAATGAATGGCTGAGTAATTGGATTCCTTTTGCCGTCTatatcttcctctttctttggcATGATTTTCGTTCGAAGCGTTTGGTTTCTTTTGTCAACAACCCTACCAAAAAAGTCGTAGCCTCGAGCACGCTTCCACTAGCAATTCCGCTGCGTGTGAACGCAGCTGCTTGGGAGTTGGAATTGGCATCAAGAGCGAAAAAATATTCAAGTAAACTTCAAATCCATAGTTTTCTTTCTACATTGATGTGATCTGAGATGAAACGAAACCACTAACATCCAAATGGATAACGGTCAACGCTCCTGCATCTACACGGTTGACAAGTCAACACCATCTCTGGGCTTTCCAGAAGGTTGCAAACTTACAATGTACTCGTCAGCACGACGCACGCAGATTTCTTAATGCATGAAAATATAACGGTAAGACTTTATTTTTGTGCTTCAGTAATCTAACACGGGATTCTGGCGGAAGCGTTTATTGCCGTTAACTCGTTAAGATCTAATCCATTTGAGCGCGTGAGGCGCACTATGTCGATCGTATTGTCGTATTGTTAACCATTGGAGGTTTAATGACAATAATATAATATCCAGTATAATCTCAATATTAAAAACAATTGTGAGATCTTAACATCAAATTAGTTTTTGCCATAAACCCCTTTTTTCTCTTAAGAATATGGCTTGGATAAGttttatatatctatatatatatatatatatgaaatagatggttcatacaataatacatctaaaaaaaattaaaatacaacatATTCTAGCGCGCACAATATATCTCTCTCCAACCCAAAAAATATCTTCGAAGTGGTTGGCTATATACGAGCTTGGAAGATCACCGCGTCAGAAACCATGGCTCAAATGCTATAGATTAGATGATGACTCTCGCCTATACCACCAATAATTTGCTAGATCTAGCTAATAATCATAGC
The Phoenix dactylifera cultivar Barhee BC4 chromosome 3, palm_55x_up_171113_PBpolish2nd_filt_p, whole genome shotgun sequence DNA segment above includes these coding regions:
- the LOC103710442 gene encoding uncharacterized protein LOC103710442, whose amino-acid sequence is MAMENGGERDPEIGPANTSPGRSPSSPLPPSSPRAACSPALVFSNSEKGMDQGSPPSPLASPAAPVLVLSNSGKRMEPASPSLVLSNSGKKMEQAGKKKYVKQVTGRHNDTELHLAAQRGDLAAVRQILSQIDELMIGTAVGAEFDVGVAEMRSAVVNDINDVDETALFIAAVKGFLDVVIELLKYTDRESLVRKNRSGYDALHIAVREGHLAIVQVLLDHDPTLCRTFGPSNATPLISAATRGHTEIVNLLLAHDASLIELSKTNGKNALHFAARQGHVEIVKALLEKDPQLARRTDRKGQTALQMAVKGTSTAVVQALVDADPAIVMLPDRAGNTALHVATRKKRAEIVDVLLLLPDTHVNALTRDHKTAFDIAEGLPLSEESAEIKERLSRYGAVRANDLNQPRDELRKTVTEIKKDVHTQLEQTRKTSKNVHGIAKELMKLHRAGINNATNSVTVVAVLFATVAFAAIFTVPGGTGDEDGVAIVVDDPSFKVFFIFNAIALFTSLAVVVVQITLVRGETKAERRVVGVINKLMWLASVCTTVAFIASSYIVLGRHVRWAAILVTLIGGVIMAGVLGTMTYYVVKSKRTRSIRRREKSSRRSGSNSWHHNSDFSGSEVDRIYAIVHLTMRWDLLVVSAEVAGLDDVEIRFPGGIFRMESPGKAGLPGKMEIMESPVRQQSFRRKKMTKQLTGKRDDTPLHSAARAGNLAVVKEIISGADEQELAELLTKQNQAGETALFVAAEYGFVDVVNEMIKYHDVLTAGIKAKNGYDALHVAAKQGDVDVMKELLMALPELSMTVDLSNTTALHTAATQGHIEVVNLLLEADGSLALIARSNGKTALHSAARNGHLEVVKALVNRESGIATRIDKKGQTALHMAVKGTSLDLVEELLKCEPTLVNLVDSKGNTALHIAARKGRIQIVKRLLELKEIDIKAINKSGESALDTAEKMGNSDVACILVAHGVQSARTIGPPNPARELKQQVSDIKHEVHSQLEHTRQTRRRVQGIAKRLNKLHAEGLNNAINSNTIVAVLIATVAFAAIFTVPGQSVDPENLAPGLTLGEANISHQTPFIIFFVFDSVALFISLAVVVVQTSIVVIESKAKKQMMAIINKLMWLACVLISAAFLALSFIVVGNHEKWLAIGVTIIGSTILATTLGTMLYWVIAHRIESKKLRNIRRSSLSRSRSFSVSGMSDGELLNNEYKKMYAI
- the LOC103710452 gene encoding probable pectate lyase 4; translated protein: MPAILIPSCGLLLPTQLKSWVLETRSILVGPHFRVTQAPLRSKFPPLLPLPDLSGSELADAWFFRRMGGRCSLRRREHRRHGSPASSPAVGPVTNLPLPNFPPPRPPPSSLPPAPDLAAVPSNDGSGSGTSAKRETMAALPYAHVDGSLRALAGQAEGFGHHAIGGLNGPVFHVTSLADDGYGSLRDACRRKEPLWIVFEVSGTIQLSSYLRVSSYKTIDGRGQRVKLAGKGLQLKECEHVIICNLEFEGGRGHDVDGIQIKPKSRHIWIDRCSLRDYDDGLIDITRESTDITVSRCHFSMHDKTMLIGADSSHITDRCIRVTIHHCFFDGTRQRHPRVRFGKVHLYNNYIRNWGIYAVCAGVEAQIVSQCNIYEAGQKKVVFKYMPEKAADREEISSGWIRSEGDLFLNGAQPCLLQGAGVECVFRAHEHYPAWTMEPASPALKEVLQLCTGWQAIPRSPGC